From the Solanum pennellii chromosome 4, SPENNV200 genome, one window contains:
- the LOC107018094 gene encoding protein LUTEIN DEFICIENT 5, chloroplastic: MASSLPLFQFPTHHHSKSRLTLSPKFNGSVSNFTIRCSNSNGKQPESVDEGVKKVEKLLEEKRRAELSARIASGEFTVEQSGFPSLLKNGLSKLGVPKEFLEFFSRRTGNYPRIPEAKGSIGAIRDEPFFMPLYELYLTYGGIFRLIFGPKSFLIVSDPSIAKHILKDNSKAYSKGILAEILDFVMGKGLIPADGEIWRVRRRAIVPALHQKYVAAMIGLFGKATDRLCQKLDVAATDGEDVEMESLFSRLTLDIIGKAVFNYDFDSLTVDTGIVEAVYTVLREAEDRSVAPIPVWELPIWKDISPKLKKVNAALKLINDTLDDLIAICKRMVDEEELQFHEEYMNEKDPSILHFLLASGDEVSSKQLRDDLMTMLIAGHETSAAVLTWTFYLLSKEPSVMAKLQDEVDSVLGDRLPTIEDLKKLRYTTRVINESLRLYPQPPVLIRRSIEEDVVGGYPIKRGEDIFISVWNLHRCPNHWEEADRFNPERWPLDGPNPNETNQNFSYLPFGGGPRKCVGDMFATFENLVAVAMLVQRFDFQMALGAPPVKMTTGATIHTTEGLKMTVTRRSRPPIVPNLEMATLEVDVNSVSSDRAEAEASTVRP; the protein is encoded by the exons ATGGCTTCTTCTCTTcctctttttcaatttccaACACACCATCACTCTAAATCTAGACTCACTCTCTCACCTAAATTCAATGGTAGTGTATCAAATTTTACAATTAGGTGTTCTAATTCTAATGGAAAACAGCCTGAGTCGGTAGATGAAGGAGTCAAAAAGGTGGAAAAGCTTTTAGAAGAGAAAAGGCGAGCTGAATTATCTGCTCGTATTGCTTCAGGCGAGTTTACTGTTGAACAATCTGG ATTCCCGTCATTGCTCAAAAATGGTTTGTCTAAATTGGGTGTACCAAAGGAGTTTCTTGAGTTCTTCTCTCGACGGACGGGCAATTATCCTCGCATTCCAGAGGCAAAAGGATCCATCGGTGCTATTCGGGATGAGCCATTCTTCATGCCTCTTTATGAGCTTTACCTTACTTATGGCGGAATTTTCCGGTTGATTTTTGGTCCCAAG TCTTTTTTAATAGTTTCTGATCCATCAATAGCCAAACACATACTGAAAGATAATTCTAAGGCTTATTCTAAG GGTATCCTAGCTGAAATATTGGACTTTGTGATGGGAAAGGGACTTATACCTGCAGATGGAGAAATTTGGCGCGTCAGGCGGCGTGCCATTGTACCAGCATTGCACCAAAAG TACGTAGCAGCTATGATTGGCTTATTTGGAAAAGCAACCGACAGGTTGTGCCAAAAGCTTGATGTTGCTGCAACTGATGGAGAAGATGTAGAGATGGAATCACTTTTCTCCCGTCTAACATTGGACATCATTGGCAAAGCtgtatttaattatgattttgactCTTTAACTGTAGATACTGGTATCGTGGAG GCTGTATATACAGTACTTCGAGAAGCAGAAGATCGTAGTGTTGCACCAATTCCAGTTTGGGAGTTGCCTATCTGGAAAGATATCTCTCCGAAGCTAAAAAAGGTTAATGCAGCTCTCAAGTTGATTAATGACACATTGGATGATCTGATTGCTATATGTAAG AGGATGGTAGACGAAGAAGAGTTGCAGTTTCACGAGGAATACATGAATGAAAAAGATCCTAGCATCCTCCATTTCTTGTTAGCATCTGGAGATGAG GTCTCAAGCAAGCAACTTCGTGATGACCTCATGACAATGCTTATAGCCGGACATGAAACATCTGCAGCAGTGCTCACATGGACCTTTTATCTGTTGTCCAAG GAACCTAGTGTCATGGCCAAGCTTCAAGATGAG GTCGATTCAGTTCTAGGGGATAGGTTGCCAACCATTGAAGATCTAAAGAAACTCAGATACACAACTCGTGTGATTAATGAG TCTTTAAGACTATATCCACAGCCACCAGTCTTGATTCGTCGTTCTATTGAGGAGGACGTAGTTGGAGGTTACCCGATTAAAAG GGGTGAAGACATTTTCATTTCTGTTTGGAACTTGCATCGATGCCCGAATCATTGGGAAGAAGCCGATAGATTCAATCCTGAGAGGTGGCCACTTGATGGACCTAACCCAAATGAGACGAACCAAAATTTCAG TTACCTTCCCTTCGGTGGTGGACCAAGAAAATGTGTGGGAGACATGTTTGCCACATTTGAG AATTTAGTGGCAGTTGCAATGCTTGTTCAACGATTTGATTTTCAAATGGCTCTTGGAGCTCCTCCT GTTAAAATGACAACTGGGGCTACCATCCACACCACAGAAGGATTAAAAATGACTGTAACACGAAGATCAAGACCTCCAATAGTTCCCAACTTGGAGATGGCAACATTAGAAGTAGATGTCAATTCAGTGTCAAGCGACAGAGCCGAAGCTGAAGCTTCTACTGTTCGACCATAA